From Syngnathus typhle isolate RoL2023-S1 ecotype Sweden linkage group LG5, RoL_Styp_1.0, whole genome shotgun sequence:
CGAAcaactataaaaaaaagaaaaagaaaaaaaagaatgacaacCAAATTCTATTGAAATTCACAATAATGAAATGTACCCTCTGAACTGCCTCGTAAAGATAATGACTGCAAATAAGAAATTTATAATAATGGCCACCCTCTTAATCCAACTTGGCGAAACAATAGGTCATATTGCTATATAGCAAAATTGCACCACAAAAAAGGCATTAACTCATTTGGATGGATAAGACAGCGATGTTTCAAAAAGAGACCAAGTTGCTGCGCTTGAAATGACCAAATAGCTATGAAAGGATAATCAAGCAGGCCTTACAAGTGCCTTTTAAgaatcaaaaatgaaaaatcacAATGGATATAAAACAGTCTTTATACGTATACTAATTTCTACCCAAAGCCCCAGTCCCCATGGTTCAATAAAACAGTAAAAAGACAAGCCATTTGCATGATTCATAGCTATTAGTAATCTTGTGGTTGCAGAGTCTCATCATGTTGTAGTAACTGCTGCCAACTAACTCTTGACACTGCAGCATCGGGTTTAAAACGAGATCAGCAAACTATCACTGGGACGTCAATCCCTTGCGCTAACTATGCAAAGTGCATCAATACTTTGTATCACATACTTTTGCCACCTTTAACATTTACGTTGCTCTTGTTTTAGCCACCACATGTCAAACAAAAAGTGGTACTGATTGCTGAAAACAACCTTAGTCTTTACATTAATAGTATTTGACCCGCACCAATGCAGAGAAAGACGGCAGGTAGGATAGAATGGGGGTAAGAAaataacaaaaccaaaaaaaaaaatacaatagtaCTTGTAAATAACGGAAGACAAACCATGTCAAAATGGCTGAGATTCCTTTGCGGCTTTTTGCATATTATTGATATTAGTACTTTTGCTGTACTGTGCGTGAACGGATCCGGAGTTGTTGCAACTGTAGTGAATGAAAAATGAGTTGTAGCTTACCTTACCTTACCTACTTCGGGTCAAAACAAGTTACACAATGTAAATGTCAAATCCCAGTGTGGGTGAATAGGTGGGACTTCAAGTGAGCCCCCTTTTCACAGTTTACATATCTAAAACCGTGATTATATAACAGCATGCCACCAGTATTAGCGATGAGGTAAAAACTATGTGTTTTGTTGGAAAAACACTTTAGACAGCAAACCGATACTCTAGCGGGCCATCGATTCTCTGTCTCTTGCTAAAGGGTCCCAAAAACAAACGCGTGGATCCTAAATGTACTCTTTAGAAGATCACCTGCTTGTTAATATAACCCATACAATCAACAAGGAATACTTCCCCTGTCTATGAAGGCTTTACAATGAGAGAATATTCTTTCAATGGATTGGCAAAATACTGTACATCATATCCCCTAAAATGGATTTCGAACTGAACTTGTCTGTGCCCGGTAGGTTACTAGCTATGAGGTAGAACCAAGTAAGTTCCATTGAAGTGAGAATACTGTGATGAGTGTGTAATTGGTTGTATCATGAGGTATTGAACGGATATGTCACAAAAAGctttgcaatttaaaaaaaaaaaaaaagagaggaaaagaaaggaTAATTcctagtgagtgagtgagtgagtgagtgacctCTTGTGGCCGTATGTGCAAAAACAGGTCAGGTAAAAAGGTGATATGACAAGCATCTTACCAGAGCTTTCACATTTTCAATTATTGCAACATGCCTATATAACTCTGTAAATATGTTTCTAAAAACATGGAAAGATATAATGAGAGATCATCTGGGTGGGAAGggagatggggagggggggcggtgGTGTTTGGGGAAGGTAGATAAATGGGATCTCAGCAAAAATAGTAAGATGTAGCTCCCGAAGTAACTCGCTTTGCTCTGCATTTGACACCCAGCGTTCACAAAATTGGTAGCACCCCTTAAAGAAAGATACGTCCATAGAAGAGGGAGCTGAAAAATCCGTAACATGATGTGAAATAAACATTTCTTAATAATCGCATCTGGATGCCTGAGCCTCTTCTGGACTGCATTTGGAACTCTCCTCCATTTCACTGGCTGGTGCCTCTTCTGCATATTGCGCCTCATAGGCTATCCCTTCAGCGGTGTCATCCTGGTCCTTCTGACCCGAGCTTCCCTCCGTCCTCTCAGGAGAGTCCATATGATTGCTGCCCTCGGACGCTCCCATGTGCTTCTTCCTCAGGTGCTGGTTAAGGGTGCCCTGAAACGGGAAGCATTTTCCACAGATCTGGCAGTGGAACGGCTTGTTGTCCGTGTGGCCGCGGATGTGGTACTCCAGTTGGTCTTTCCTTGTGTACTTCTTGCCACAGAACTTACAAACAAACGGGGTGATGCCCATATGCAGGCGCATGTGACGGTCGAGGCTCCCTTTCTGATTGAAGGTCTTACCGCAGTAGACGCAAATGAGTCTTTCGTTGTACGGGTACCACTGACTCCTCAGACTGCGCTCTCGCACGTCGTTCTCCAACATTGTGGGTCCCACAGCGGGTTCGCTGTCATCTGCACCTTGTTTGATGTGACTCAGTACCGCTGCTGGGATGCCCAGGGGGCGCTTTGCTCTGGCTCTTCCACCTCTGAAGCCGCTGAGGATGGAACGGGACGGGCTGGAGCTGCTGAGGTTAACAAAGCACGGGGAAGCGAGCCCTGAGTAGGAATAGGCAGCCGACTGGATAACAGGACCGTAAGAACCCACACTAACAGCCAGAACTTGCTCTCCATCCACCAACTCCGTGTGGTAGCCATCATCGCCAGCTGAGGAACTATCGGAGTAGGTAGGCCTCTCAGTTTTCTCTACTTTCACATGCACGTCTGTGACTTGGCCGTCTTTACCAATAAGTTCcacttgctccatttctccTTCCATGGGCGCATCATGCTCCGACACACTGTCGGTGCTGCCACGATCCGATTGGCCTTCCTCTTGCTGCAGTCGCCCACGACCCAGGCCTTTTCCTCCAAGGTCCAAGCGTGCTTCGTTTCCTGCATGACTCTGACGGGAGTAGTAAGGGGGGGAGATCTGCGTGGGGTTGACAAAGAGGTTGCTGTCGTTGACCCCGTTCCGACTTGTCTGCGAATCGTCCTTCTCTGGGCTACTAACTGGGAGGCTTATTTTGGAGTGGATGCTCTCGAGGATCTGCGTACACTTGTCAATAATGACCTGCATCTGCAGAAAGCTGGCAGCAGTGAGGAAACTGATAATGTCCTTGAGCTGCAGGGACATATGGCCGGTGTAGCAGAATGCTAGAAGCTGCTCAAACACCTCAGGGCTTTTGATGACCGAGATCGAAAGGCCACTCATGGTGCTGAGAGCTGAGTGGTCTCGAAAGTAGGGTGAGCTTGCTGCCAGAACGGCCTTGTGGGCGCGGAATGGCTGACCCTGAATGTGGACAATGATGTCACATAACTTGCCCTGTAGTCGCAACTCATTGAGCTGGGTCAGGACAGTGTTGCTGAACTCCGGCACATCAAACTCGATGTAGCTGCCGTCGTCCATTTCTTGAATATGCTTCTCCAGTTTGTCAACCACCTGAGggggaaacaaacaaaacacaaacgttTGTGAAGACACACAAAAGGGTTGTTCATTTGACTGTGTCTAATTCAAATCATGTTTAATTCATatgattaaaaaacatttagaaATGAAAGGTTTACTTTATGCAGTGttaacaaagtttttttttccagaaaaaaagaagactcTAAATTCCTGTGAAGTTTAACCAAGGATTCACGTCCAAAGTCCTACCCaaaaaaattgaagaaaataGAAACAAACGATGTGTGTGGATTGCATAGAACATTGCTTGCATTTTGTTTGgctttttgtgtatttttgggATCCCAAAACAGATGGAGCAAAAATGTAATGCTCAAATAAAATCCAGAAAAAATATGCCCTTTTGGAAGTGACACGGAATTAGCAAGATTCCTGTTCAATaggtactaccgtattttccgcactataagccgcacctaaaaacctccaattttctcaaaagccgacagtgcgctttataatccggtgcggtttatatatggaccaatatggattcgtggatgaggactaatttattaaagtaagctttacgtgtttattttgtgtgttgtgtgatattaatgtttgagcaacgttgagttattgatatattgttattgttttcactattttgagtgttactatattgtgattgcatttatgtttgagcaacattgagttatttattttatacgccttataatccggtgcgctttatatatggacaaagttttaaaatgggccattcattgaaggtgcgccttataatccggtgcgccttgtagtgcggaaaatacggtacatgtttaTTACCGCtttttgattaattgattgcaCTTTGCAAAAACTAAAATGGCCCATTACAGTACAGCGCTGCTATTTTGTTGAAGCTGGACAATACCTCCATATCATAATCATTCATTCTCCATATGCCGTTTCATAACTGCATGTCATTATGAACAGCTGTAGAATTGCAGCTGTGCATGTGAGCATTATAGAAATGGGCTTAAATACTGCAAACTCCCCtttcagtatttattttttttttttttttgagacagaTCATGTGATATATCCTGCCATTTTGATTGGCCGTAATAGTTATAAAGCTATTCACTTGTAATTCGAATTTTCAATCGTAGCCAAACTAACATTTGATCGGGTTGTTGGGTGTGCGGGTGGCTTAATGCAGAACGGGTCCGACAACATTGTTTAGGGTTGACAAAGGAACAACGTACAGTACACCCCAGACACATAGATTGAGATGAAAAGTTAACACTATCATGTGGCTTTCTATGCACGGCGTAAGTATGTACTATGTAGGTACTGCTATGGCTCAGAGCTTTTCAAATTCCTTACATCTGAAGCGACAGAGTTCGGAATGTAGTTAGACATGACTGTAACATTTTTATGTCATCCTACCCTAGATTTGCAGAAAGTCATTTCACGCAAAGGATCATGGGGTGTAGGAATCAGGTGGGAACATTATGAAGAATGTTGAGAACCACACGATTGGCCATGAGCTGTCAGGTGACTAATAGAACACCATTCCCATGCAGTTACAAGAAACATCATAGCCTGCTATATTAGCTTTAAATAGCTATGGTTAGGCGGCACAGtgtcgcactggttagcacatccgcctcacagttcagagctGCAGGGTTTGATTCCCACTCCGGTcttcctttgtggagtttggatgttctccctgtgcctgcgtgggttttctccagaggCTACAATTCCCTCCCACATGCCAAAAAATCCATGGTCGGCCAATTgtccactccaaattgtccttaGCTGTGACTGTGACTGTTTGTCTATATGCAATCCTATCCCTACGATTGGGTGGCGACCAATTCAGCCCACCGCCTCCCGCCCAAAACAATATGGGAAAATAATGAACGCTTAATGCGACACTTTTAAGGGCGCTTCATCAAAGCTAGAAATTCCAGCAATGTCATAAAAGTTGAATGTGATGCATTGAAGTGGATCTGCCACGACTGCACAAACAAGTTTTTGTTGGGAACTTGGCGTTATTTAAGTTCAAGCAATCATATGGGCGTGTTTTGGAATTTTAAAGACAAAATGGTCACCACTACAGAATAGGCTTAAAGCCAGACCATTCTGTGTCatctaaaataataaaaggcaatAAATCACAGAATTTATAGAGTACTTTAAAACAACTGTAGCTACATACAAAATGATGCACATCAAAGACAGTTCAAACAACAATaatacagtacagacagtaaatactctggtttcctcctacattccAAGAACATGCATGGTAGGGTGATTGCCCCGTAGgtgtcaagtcaaagtctgctttgttgtgtgtgagtgcaaatgcaaattatttgtctgtatgtgccctgcaattggctagctaccagttcagggtgtaaccTGCTTACCGCCCAAAGACTATTGGGATAGGCTGCGGCACTCACGCCGCcacccttgtgaggataagtggtatggaaaatggatggatgaattttaAAGCATTGGTACTGAAAACAGACAATTATTGAGTCATTTAAGATTTTATTAAGGTTCTGTTGTCTTTCAATTATTTAAAGTAGTTTTTCCCCAACAGTACAACAAATGTCGATCATAAATTGACACAGTGAACTACAAAAAATGGGCTCCTCAGTCTTGTTTGGTGGCTGCCGGCTATTATTAGCAGCTAAACTGCTGATGTTAATGTGGACAGGCTGTGCAAACACTTAGCATTGTCATGCTTTCATGCAAATAAGTTCACACTATAACGGCAAAAAAGCATAGTGAGAAGGTTATGGTTACGCTAAAATTATAttttgtgcgtgcgcgtgtgtgaatGTTCTTGTGTTGTTGGTGTCTCAGAACTTTCAGTATCTATAGCATCAAGAAGAATGAACAGTGGAGCACCAAACTTCATGCAATAGTCACTCACACTCGATCCTTAAGTGCACCCCAAGTTTCAGCCAAATCCAAATTCAGCATGATTGCTTGAAGCTTTACAGAGTTATGTTGACAAATAATTAGGCTATATCTTGTTTCACTCGATCGTGAAGACAAGATTTGACGAGATTTTTTGCAGACCATACCACAAAAGTATTCTCCATAACGGCAATATTTTTCTGACACCAAAACACTGTATTTGGCTGGCAGAACTTATGTTAATGAACTCTTATGTTAATACTTATAAAGTAGTAACTATTATTGGAATGATATGCCAGTCTTCTCATGCAAtagtcaaaagaaaaacaaagtagcTAAAACGTCACAAAATCGGACACCGGTGAAACACTTAGTCTAGTGGCCTGGATGAACTCAGATGTACTGAATAACCCAATGACTTTGCTGGACTTTGATCTTTGATCGTAACATTGGAATAAGGAGTACACGAATATGAACAGACATAATTACTggtaccttttttctttttcttttttcctcgtAAAAGCATGTCGTTTAAAGTAAGTAATatctaaaatgtaaaatatgtctGGCTGGTTACCCAATAGGTCTGCCCCAGACAGTTTTGAATTACAAACTGACAATTTCATGCTCAGGTTTTTGTAAAAATCGTCATATCAAGTCCATCGTTTCAACATTTGAAATCGTGGGACGTCGACTGTCGAACCAAAATGGAACAATTGTATGCCCTGTCAAACTTTTATTACCATTTATTACAATCTAATGTGCGGGTAGCAAAAATAAATGGGAAGTCTGTTCATTAATGGAGCAAACGCTCAAATTCCAACTGAGTAATATTGGCCGTCTCGATCACTGCTACATTAAATTGTTTTAACAGAGTGTAAGTGCATCGCTTCATAGGGCCGTGCCATAACGCGACCGGGCGGCATTCGAACATATGCTAACTCCATTAGCTAGTTTAACATTTAGCCAGGGTTTTGGGCAAAGACAGGGAAGCTTCATACACTCCTCACTAAGTACACACACCTCAAAATAGTTTGACAGTAGGTTCACGTTGTACACACTACACACAAGATTGGCAATCTTTTATGACTTTTCACAGACGTGATCGCGCAGAGGCACCATGTCGGCTGTCATATAAGGTTGCTATACGGCTAGCTAGCTCACCAGGCAACTTAGCTATAAACCCATAGTAGCCAACGACGGTGGCTAGCGCTAGCATGCGCTAGCATGCGATCGCTGGCACCACATTCCACCATTAGCAAAGTAAGACAGAACACACGTTGGCATGACAAACCGCGGCACGCCGCCACCAGTCTAAGACTCGATTCAAACAAGCAGACTCAGACTCACCGTGCTGCAGATTGCCATTAAACGTTGTCCATTCCCCTTCAGTTCGCTAACAGCCACAGCCAGGCCTCCCCCCCTCTCCAGTCCAGATGTGTCAGACAGTTGCTGCTGCAATTTTTGCATCAACAGGAAGTGTTCTTTTGGCTCTTTGCATTCATTCTATCGGCGAGTTTTGCAGCAGCCCCTCCCTTGCTTACGCTGGTGCAATGTATAGCGACATATTCCCGACACATTATGCAAGTCATACATACGCACCATATTAAAGACGTGGCGGGATCCAGTTTGTTCTCAACCCACAAAGT
This genomic window contains:
- the zbtb34 gene encoding zinc finger and BTB domain-containing protein 34 isoform X2, producing the protein MVTLWVENKLDPATSLIWCVVDKLEKHIQEMDDGSYIEFDVPEFSNTVLTQLNELRLQGKLCDIIVHIQGQPFRAHKAVLAASSPYFRDHSALSTMSGLSISVIKSPEVFEQLLAFCYTGHMSLQLKDIISFLTAASFLQMQVIIDKCTQILESIHSKISLPVSSPEKDDSQTSRNGVNDSNLFVNPTQISPPYYSRQSHAGNEARLDLGGKGLGRGRLQQEEGQSDRGSTDSVSEHDAPMEGEMEQVELIGKDGQVTDVHVKVEKTERPTYSDSSSAGDDGYHTELVDGEQVLAVSVGSYGPVIQSAAYSYSGLASPCFVNLSSSSPSRSILSGFRGGRARAKRPLGIPAAVLSHIKQGADDSEPAVGPTMLENDVRERSLRSQWYPYNERLICVYCGKTFNQKGSLDRHMRLHMGITPFVCKFCGKKYTRKDQLEYHIRGHTDNKPFHCQICGKCFPFQGTLNQHLRKKHMGASEGSNHMDSPERTEGSSGQKDQDDTAEGIAYEAQYAEEAPASEMEESSKCSPEEAQASRCDY
- the zbtb34 gene encoding zinc finger and BTB domain-containing protein 34 isoform X1, translating into MQKLQQQLSDTSGLERGGGLAVAVSELKGNGQRLMAICSTVVDKLEKHIQEMDDGSYIEFDVPEFSNTVLTQLNELRLQGKLCDIIVHIQGQPFRAHKAVLAASSPYFRDHSALSTMSGLSISVIKSPEVFEQLLAFCYTGHMSLQLKDIISFLTAASFLQMQVIIDKCTQILESIHSKISLPVSSPEKDDSQTSRNGVNDSNLFVNPTQISPPYYSRQSHAGNEARLDLGGKGLGRGRLQQEEGQSDRGSTDSVSEHDAPMEGEMEQVELIGKDGQVTDVHVKVEKTERPTYSDSSSAGDDGYHTELVDGEQVLAVSVGSYGPVIQSAAYSYSGLASPCFVNLSSSSPSRSILSGFRGGRARAKRPLGIPAAVLSHIKQGADDSEPAVGPTMLENDVRERSLRSQWYPYNERLICVYCGKTFNQKGSLDRHMRLHMGITPFVCKFCGKKYTRKDQLEYHIRGHTDNKPFHCQICGKCFPFQGTLNQHLRKKHMGASEGSNHMDSPERTEGSSGQKDQDDTAEGIAYEAQYAEEAPASEMEESSKCSPEEAQASRCDY